In the Acidovorax sp. A79 genome, one interval contains:
- a CDS encoding ABC transporter ATP-binding protein, with protein sequence MATTASKTPALEISNLEAWYGESHVLHGVDIVVQPGEVVTLLGRNGAGRTTTMRAIMGLTGARKGSVKINGVETIHMPTHRIAHLGVGYCPEERGIFSSLSCEENLLLPPALKTGTPGMSVQEIYAMFPNLAERRNSQGTRLSGGEQQMLAVARILRTGANLLLLDEISEGLAPVIVQALARMITMLREKGYTVVMVEQNFRFAAPLADRFYVMEHGRIVEKFGASELEAKMPVLTELLGV encoded by the coding sequence ATGGCGACCACCGCATCCAAGACCCCTGCCCTTGAAATCAGCAACCTCGAGGCCTGGTACGGCGAGTCGCACGTGCTGCATGGCGTGGACATCGTCGTGCAACCCGGCGAGGTGGTCACGCTGCTGGGGCGCAACGGCGCGGGCCGCACCACCACCATGCGCGCGATCATGGGGCTGACCGGCGCGCGCAAGGGCTCGGTCAAGATCAACGGCGTCGAGACGATCCACATGCCCACGCACCGCATCGCCCACCTGGGCGTGGGCTACTGCCCGGAAGAGCGCGGCATCTTCTCCAGCCTGTCGTGCGAGGAAAACCTGCTGCTGCCGCCGGCGCTGAAGACCGGCACCCCCGGCATGTCGGTGCAGGAGATCTACGCCATGTTTCCCAACCTGGCCGAACGCAGGAACAGCCAGGGCACGCGCCTGTCGGGCGGCGAGCAGCAGATGCTGGCCGTGGCCCGCATCCTGCGCACGGGGGCCAACCTGCTGCTGCTGGACGAGATTTCCGAAGGCCTGGCGCCTGTCATCGTGCAGGCGCTGGCCCGCATGATCACCATGCTGCGCGAAAAGGGCTACACGGTGGTCATGGTGGAGCAGAACTTCCGCTTCGCCGCGCCGCTGGCCGACCGCTTCTACGTCATGGAGCACGGCCGCATCGTCGAGAAGTTCGGTGCGTCCGAGCTTGAGGCAAAGATGCCCGTGCTCACCGAACTGCTGGGCGTCTGA
- a CDS encoding ABC transporter substrate-binding protein — protein MKNKLKVLALMLGAAGLATSAAHAQDKVKIGFITDMSSLYADVEGKNGAVAIQMAIDDFGGKVLGMPIELLTADHQNKADIAASKAREWIDTQGLTMLFGGTNSGTALASAKVAAEKKRVYINNGAASSALTNEQCSPYTVHYAYDTVALAKGTGSAIVDTGGKSWYFLTADYAFGHALEADTSTVVKAKGGTVVGTVRHPLNASDFSSFLLQAQNSKAQILGLANAGGDTINAIKAAKEFGIGKSMKLAGLLIFISDVHSLGLRNTEGLQFTTSWYWDLNDDTRKFAARFFEKTKRMPGEIQAADYSATMNYLKAVEAAKSIDADKVMTAWRGMKMNDFFASGQLRPDGRYVHDMYLMEVKKPAESTKPWDYYKLIKKLPGDTVFTTKAESKCALWK, from the coding sequence ATGAAGAACAAACTCAAAGTGCTGGCATTGATGCTGGGCGCAGCGGGCCTGGCCACCTCGGCCGCGCACGCGCAGGACAAGGTCAAGATCGGCTTCATCACCGACATGTCCAGCCTGTACGCCGACGTGGAGGGCAAGAACGGGGCTGTGGCCATCCAGATGGCCATCGACGACTTCGGCGGCAAGGTGCTGGGCATGCCCATCGAGCTGCTCACCGCGGATCACCAGAACAAGGCCGACATCGCGGCGTCCAAGGCGCGCGAGTGGATCGACACCCAGGGCCTGACCATGCTGTTTGGCGGCACCAATTCCGGCACGGCCCTCGCGTCCGCCAAGGTGGCTGCCGAGAAGAAGCGCGTGTACATCAACAACGGCGCTGCATCCTCGGCACTGACCAACGAGCAATGCAGTCCCTACACGGTGCACTACGCCTACGACACCGTGGCGCTGGCCAAGGGCACGGGTTCGGCCATCGTGGACACCGGGGGCAAGTCGTGGTACTTCCTCACCGCCGACTATGCATTCGGCCATGCGCTGGAGGCCGACACCAGCACGGTGGTCAAGGCCAAGGGCGGCACCGTGGTGGGCACCGTGCGCCATCCGCTCAACGCGTCGGACTTCTCGTCGTTCCTGCTGCAGGCGCAGAACTCCAAGGCGCAGATCCTGGGCCTGGCCAATGCCGGTGGCGACACCATCAACGCCATCAAGGCCGCCAAGGAATTCGGCATCGGCAAGAGCATGAAGCTCGCGGGCCTGCTGATCTTCATCAGCGACGTGCACAGCCTGGGGCTGCGCAACACCGAAGGCCTGCAGTTCACCACCAGCTGGTACTGGGACCTGAACGACGACACGCGCAAGTTCGCCGCACGCTTCTTTGAAAAGACCAAGCGCATGCCCGGCGAGATCCAGGCCGCCGACTACTCCGCCACCATGAACTACCTCAAGGCCGTGGAAGCAGCCAAGAGCATCGATGCCGACAAGGTCATGACGGCCTGGCGCGGCATGAAGATGAACGACTTCTTCGCGTCTGGCCAGCTGCGTCCCGATGGCCGCTACGTGCACGACATGTACCTCATGGAAGTGAAGAAGCCCGCCGAATCCACCAAGCCATGGGACTACTACAAGCTCATCAAGAAGCTGCCGGGCGACACGGTGTTCACCACCAAGGCAGAGAGCAAGTGCGCGCTCTGGAAGTAA
- a CDS encoding ABC transporter ATP-binding protein yields MSDVILETHSLTKEFKGFTAVSDVNLAVRRGSIHALIGPNGAGKTTCFNLLTKFLTPTSGTIRFNGHDITREQPAQIARRGVIRSFQISAVFPHLTLMENVRLGLQRKLGTSFHFWRSERTLHQLDDRAMQLLTEVGLEDLADEVTVNLPYGRKRALEIATTLAMEPELMLLDEPTQGMGHEDVDRVTQLIKKVSAGRTILMVEHNMKVVSTIADRITVLQRGAVLAEGPYAEVSNNPQVMEAYMGTTDGQLQGAH; encoded by the coding sequence ATGAGCGACGTCATTCTTGAAACCCACAGCCTGACCAAAGAGTTCAAGGGCTTCACCGCCGTCAGCGATGTGAACCTGGCCGTGCGCCGGGGTTCCATCCATGCGCTGATCGGTCCCAATGGCGCAGGCAAGACCACATGCTTCAACCTGCTGACAAAATTCCTCACGCCCACGTCGGGCACCATCCGTTTCAACGGGCACGACATCACCCGTGAGCAGCCCGCGCAGATCGCCCGGCGCGGCGTCATCCGCTCGTTCCAGATCTCGGCCGTGTTCCCGCACCTCACGCTGATGGAGAACGTGCGCCTGGGCCTGCAGCGCAAGCTGGGTACCTCATTTCACTTCTGGCGCAGCGAGCGCACCCTGCACCAGCTGGACGACCGGGCCATGCAGCTGCTGACCGAGGTGGGCCTGGAGGACCTGGCCGACGAGGTCACCGTGAACCTGCCGTACGGCCGCAAGCGCGCGCTGGAGATCGCCACCACGCTGGCCATGGAGCCCGAACTCATGCTGCTGGACGAACCCACGCAGGGCATGGGCCACGAGGACGTGGACCGCGTCACCCAGCTCATCAAGAAAGTCTCGGCCGGCCGCACCATCCTGATGGTGGAACACAACATGAAGGTGGTCTCCACCATCGCCGACCGCATCACGGTGCTGCAGCGCGGCGCCGTGCTGGCCGAAGGCCCGTATGCCGAGGTGTCCAACAACCCGCAAGTGATGGAAGCCTACATGGGCACCACCGATGGCCAACTGCAGGGAGCACATTGA
- a CDS encoding DUF1178 family protein: protein MKVLDLQCRLGHVFEGWFGSEDDFQGQKQRGLVQCPLCADAHIEKRLSAPRLNLGARDPAATTPTVTTPSPVPGAGGAPADAGVLAPALQAAWLELARKIVASTEDVGGRFAQEARRMHHGEVQERAIRGQATPDEALELLEEGIAVLPLALPAAAKETLQ from the coding sequence ATGAAGGTGCTTGATCTCCAATGCCGGCTCGGCCATGTCTTTGAAGGCTGGTTCGGATCGGAGGATGATTTCCAGGGCCAGAAGCAGCGCGGGCTGGTGCAATGCCCCCTGTGCGCGGACGCCCACATTGAAAAGCGTCTGAGCGCTCCGCGCTTGAATCTGGGCGCGCGAGATCCAGCCGCCACCACGCCCACGGTGACAACACCGTCTCCCGTGCCCGGAGCCGGAGGGGCGCCGGCCGATGCCGGCGTGCTTGCGCCCGCGCTGCAGGCCGCCTGGCTGGAGCTGGCCCGCAAGATCGTCGCCAGCACCGAGGATGTGGGAGGGCGTTTTGCCCAGGAAGCCCGCCGCATGCACCATGGCGAGGTGCAGGAGCGTGCGATTCGTGGTCAGGCCACCCCCGACGAGGCCCTGGAGTTGCTGGAGGAGGGCATTGCCGTCCTGCCTCTGGCATTGCCTGCGGCGGCCAAGGAAACCCTTCAATAG
- a CDS encoding DUF2818 family protein codes for MSLTGSVWLVIVAAFIAANLPFVNHRWLVVGPVAGQRKPLVGRLAELLLLYVLVGGLALLLERRAGQIAPQGWEFYAITGTLFLTLAFPGFVYRYLLRRHG; via the coding sequence GTGTCTCTTACCGGGTCCGTCTGGCTGGTCATCGTGGCGGCCTTCATCGCCGCCAACCTGCCGTTTGTGAACCACCGCTGGCTGGTGGTGGGGCCCGTTGCCGGGCAGCGCAAGCCGCTCGTCGGCCGGCTGGCTGAGCTCCTCCTGCTGTATGTCCTGGTCGGTGGCCTCGCGCTCTTGCTGGAGCGCCGCGCAGGGCAGATCGCGCCCCAAGGCTGGGAGTTCTATGCCATCACCGGGACGCTGTTTCTCACGCTGGCCTTTCCAGGTTTTGTCTACCGGTACCTGCTGCGCCGCCACGGGTGA
- a CDS encoding ABC transporter transmembrane domain-containing protein: MASTPSQPARGAPRSLTGLLPFLRPYRARIALSVVFLVLAALATLAFPLALRNLVDGGLVSADKGAQTMALRNHFEALFAVAVALGVFSAARFYMVSWLGERVTADLRDAVYSHVLRQSPQFFETTQTGEVLSRLTADTTLVQTVVGSSLSMGLRNAVMGVGALAMLVWTNPYVMSVVLLAVVLVVLPTMWIGRRVRRLSRDSQDRVADSSAIAAEVLNAVPVVQSYAAEPRESARFMQATENAFQVAIKRTRARALLVAFIIIANAALLLWGLYRGTEAVLAGKMTAGHLGQTVVYVILLAGAVAVLGEVYGDLLRAAGATERLMELLGSRSPVADPDEPQELPLSERGLEVEFEQVQFHYPSRPDQPALHDFSLRLAPGETVALVGASGAGKTTVFQLLQRFYDVDSDADGVPQGRIRLNGVDIRRLRLKALRSHTGTVPQDAVIFSASAMDNIRYGRPDATDEEVVAATRAAFAHDFITALPQGYATFLGERGVRLSGGQRQRIAIARAMLKNPPLLLLDEATSALDAESERMVQAALDTAMQRHTGRRTTLVIAHRLATVQNADRIVVLDHGRIVEQGTHTALLAQGGVYARLAALQFTV, translated from the coding sequence ATGGCTTCCACCCCTTCCCAACCCGCCCGCGGGGCGCCCCGCTCCCTGACAGGCCTGCTTCCATTTTTGCGGCCGTACCGGGCCCGCATCGCGTTGTCGGTGGTGTTCCTGGTGCTCGCGGCCCTCGCCACCCTGGCGTTTCCACTGGCCTTGCGCAACCTGGTGGACGGCGGCCTTGTCAGCGCGGACAAGGGGGCCCAGACCATGGCGCTGCGCAACCATTTCGAGGCCCTGTTCGCCGTGGCCGTGGCGCTGGGGGTGTTCTCCGCCGCGCGCTTCTACATGGTGAGCTGGCTGGGCGAGCGCGTGACCGCGGACCTGCGCGACGCCGTGTACAGCCATGTGCTGCGCCAAAGCCCCCAGTTTTTTGAAACCACGCAGACCGGGGAAGTGCTGTCGCGCCTGACCGCCGACACGACGCTCGTCCAGACCGTGGTCGGTTCGTCCTTGTCCATGGGCCTGCGCAATGCCGTCATGGGCGTGGGCGCGCTGGCCATGCTGGTGTGGACCAATCCCTATGTCATGTCGGTCGTGCTGCTGGCCGTGGTGCTGGTGGTGCTGCCCACCATGTGGATCGGGCGCAGGGTGCGGCGCCTGTCGCGCGACAGCCAGGACCGGGTGGCGGACTCGAGCGCCATCGCGGCGGAAGTGCTCAACGCCGTGCCGGTGGTGCAGAGCTACGCGGCCGAGCCCCGCGAGTCCGCCCGCTTCATGCAGGCCACCGAAAATGCGTTCCAGGTCGCCATCAAGCGCACCCGTGCCCGGGCCCTTCTGGTGGCCTTCATCATCATTGCCAACGCCGCGCTGCTGCTGTGGGGCCTGTACCGCGGCACGGAGGCCGTGCTGGCTGGCAAGATGACCGCCGGCCATCTGGGGCAGACCGTGGTGTACGTGATCCTGCTGGCCGGCGCCGTGGCAGTGCTGGGCGAGGTCTACGGCGACCTGCTGCGCGCCGCGGGCGCCACGGAGCGGCTGATGGAGCTGCTGGGGAGCCGCTCCCCCGTGGCGGACCCGGACGAGCCCCAGGAACTTCCGCTCTCCGAACGCGGCCTGGAGGTGGAGTTCGAGCAGGTGCAGTTCCACTACCCCTCGCGCCCCGATCAACCCGCCCTGCACGACTTTTCCCTGCGCCTGGCGCCCGGCGAAACGGTGGCGCTGGTGGGCGCCAGCGGCGCGGGCAAGACCACCGTGTTCCAGCTGCTGCAGCGCTTTTACGACGTGGACTCCGATGCCGACGGCGTCCCGCAGGGGCGCATCCGCCTCAATGGCGTGGACATCCGCAGGCTGCGGCTCAAGGCCCTGCGCTCGCACACGGGCACCGTGCCACAGGACGCGGTGATTTTCTCGGCCTCCGCGATGGACAACATCCGCTATGGGCGCCCCGACGCGACGGACGAGGAGGTGGTTGCCGCCACGCGCGCCGCGTTCGCGCACGACTTCATCACCGCGCTGCCGCAAGGGTATGCCACCTTCCTGGGAGAGCGCGGCGTGCGCCTGTCAGGCGGCCAGCGCCAGCGCATTGCCATCGCCAGGGCCATGCTCAAGAACCCGCCACTGCTGCTGCTGGACGAGGCCACCAGCGCGCTGGACGCCGAGAGCGAGCGCATGGTCCAGGCGGCCCTGGACACCGCCATGCAGCGCCACACAGGCCGCCGCACCACGCTGGTCATTGCCCACCGGCTGGCCACCGTGCAGAACGCGGACCGCATCGTGGTACTGGACCATGGGCGCATCGTCGAGCAGGGCACCCACACGGCCCTGCTGGCGCAAGGCGGCGTCTATGCCCGCCTGGCGGCATTGCAGTTCACGGTGTAG